The sequence below is a genomic window from Flagellimonas marinaquae.
GTATTTTAAGTGCTTCACTTACCGATAAAATATTGCAGGACAAAGGTATAGACGCTACAATAAAACTATCCGAATCACCAAATACCAAAGTAATCGTGGTAGGATCGGGAGACGACGGCCTACCATTAATTTTGGGAAATAACTAAATAACTCTTTTTTGATATAAAAATATATCCTACTTTTGACGTATAATGAAAACGAATAACGTACATCATCATCATTTTTATACTTGCTCTCAAGCGAGATAGGAATGTATTGCTGTATTTAAAATATATTCTAACCCGTTTGAGAAATCAAACGGGTTTGTTTTTTGTACCCCTTTGGTTTTTCGGACAAAAACTTGAAAAATGACAAAAATTAGAATTGCTGTTCAAAAGAGTGGGCGTTTAAACGAAGATTCGCTCAAAATTTTAAAAGATTGCGGTATTTCCATAGACAACGGGAAAGATCAATTAAAAGCTACTTCCCGCAATTTTCCCTTGGAAGTATTTTATCTAAGAAATGGGGATATTCCACAGTACCTGCGAGATGGGGTAGTGGACATAGCCATTATCGGAGAGAACGTCCTTATAGAAAAAGGGAAGGACATTTCCATAGCCGAACGTTTGGGTTTTTCCAAATGTCGGGTTTCCCTGGCAGTTCCAAAAAGCGAGAGTTACAATTCCATTAAGGATTTCGAAGGGAAGAAAATCGCAACTTCCTACCCAAACACGGTCAAGGAGTATCTGGCCGCCAGAGGGGTAAACGCAGAACTTCATATTATAAATGGTTCCGTGGAAATTGCTCCCAATATCGGTTTGGCTTATGGAATCTGTGATATTGTTTCGAGCGGTAGTACGTTGTTCAAAAACAACTTAAAGGAAGTCGAGGTAATGCTAAAAAGTGAAGCAGTGCTCGCTGTTTCGCCTACCATTTCCGAAGAGCGCAAAGAACTCTTAAAAAAAATACAGTTCAGGATCAAATCGGTTTTGCAGGCACGCCAGAACAAATATGTGCTCATGAATGCACCAAACGAGAAACTGGACGAGATTATTTCCATTCTCCCCGGAATGCGGAGCCCCACGGTATTGCCCTTGGCTGAAGAAGGATGGAGCTCTGTGCACACGGTAATAAATCGAGAGACTTTTTGGGAAGTAATCGATGAACTGAAACAAGCGGGAGCAGAAGGTATCTTGGTTTGTCCAATCGAAAAAATGGTCCTTTAAAATTAGGTAGAATGATAGGTGAGTTCAACATAAAATGGATTCCCGAAGAGAATCTGTCCTCAATTTTACCTTTGGCATTTGTGCTGAACAATAAAAAGGTTTGCATGGATATCTTACAGCAACGATTGGCCGCTATGATTCCCATGGGATATAAATGTATCGGGGTTTATGATCAAGAAAGATTAGTGGGAATATGTGGGGTATGGGAACTGAACAAACTCTATGCAGGAAAGCATTTGGAACCGGATAATGTGATTATTGATCCCGAATATCAAGGAAAGAAAATCGGCGACTTAATGATGTCCTTTTTAACGGATTATGCAAAATCCATAGGTTGCGAAACCATGGAACTTAACTGTTATGCCAATAATAACAGAGGTAAACAATTCTGGGAAAACCAAGGTTACGAAGCCTTGGGCTTTCACATGATCAAAAGACTAAAACCATGAAAAAGTATATAAATCCAGATAAAGACACTTGGCCAAAACTACTTCAAAGGCCAACACAGACTGTTTCCGACATAGAGGAAACGGTGAACGATATTTTTAAGGCTGTACAGACCGGTGGTGATGGGGTCATCAAAAAGTACACTGCGCAATTCGATAAGGTAGAATTGGACTCTGTTTTAGTGACTGCTTCAGAAATTGAAACTGCCAACAACAACGTTTCAGATGCTTTAAAGCAAGCTATCAATTTGGCCAAATCCAATATTGAAAAGTTCCACGCAGCCCAAAAAACTGATAAAGTTGAAGTCGAGACCATGCCTGGTGTGGAATGTTGGCAGGAAAAACGTCCTATTCAAAAAGTGGGGTTGTACATTCCAGGGGGAACAGCACCTCTATTTTCAACCATTTTGATGCTGGCCATTCCAGCGAAGCTTGCTGGCTGCAAAGAAATAGTACTATGTAGCCCGCCAGATAAAAATGGTAAAATCAATCCTGCCATTTTATATGCCGCCCAACTTTGTGGCGTAACACAAATTTTTATGGTTGGAGGTATTCAGGCCATTGCAGGGATGACCTTTGGCACGGAGAGTGTTCCGAAAGTGTACAAAATATTTGGTCCAGGTAACCAATATGTAACCGTTGCAAAGCAATTGGCCACCAAGTATGGTGTGGCAATCGACATGCCTGCGGGTCCAAGTGAGTTGTTGGTGGTTGCTGATGATTCTGCCAATGCTGCATTTGTTGCTTCGGATTTATTGAGTCAGGCTGAACACGGAGTAGACAGTCAGGTAATTTTGGTTTCTACTTCTGAGAAAATGATTGAAGCTGTTGAAAAGGAAGTTGAAATTCAGCTTGAACAACTACCAAGGGTCGATATTGCTCGAAAATCTATCGGCAACAGTAGATTGATTTTGGTCAAAGACCATAAAGAAGCCATAGAGCTCATCAACGAATATGGTCCGGAGCACTTTATTGTTTGTGTGGAAAACGAGGAATTTTATTTGGATAATATCCAGAATGCTGGTTCGGTTTTCATAGGAAATTACACCCCAGAAAGTGCGGGTGATTATGCTTCCGGCACCAACCACACCTTGCCGACCAATGGTTATGCCAAACAATACAGCGGTGTAAACCTGGATAGTTTTATGAAGAGCATGACCTTTCAGAAGATTTCAGAAAAGGGAATTCAAGGAATCGGGACTGCCATAGAATTAATGGCCGAAGCAGAAGGATTACAAGCACACAAAAACGCAGTAACCCTTAGATTAAATAGTTTGAAACAATGAAAGGGTTTGATTTAAATACATTGGTTAGGGAGTCCGTACAAAAACTACAGCCATACTCTTCGGCACGAGACGAATATGTCTCCGATGGTTCCGAAATGCTATTCTTGGACGCAAACGAGAACCCGTTCGATAATGGGGTAAATCGGTACCCCGACCCATATCAACGCAGCTTAAAATTATTATTGGCCGAACAAAAAGGAGTATCAGAAAGTCAAATTTTGTTAGGTAATGGAAGCGACGAAGTATTGGATTTAATTTATCGGGCGTTTTGCGAACCAAATCAAGATAATATCATTACGTTGCCACCAACTTATGGTATGTACAAGGTACTGTCAGGCATTAATGCGGTGGAAAACAGGGAAGTGTTACTGACTGACGATTTTGAACCGAATGTGAAAGAAATTTTAGGCGTAGTGGATGCCAAATCCAAGCTACTTTTTATTTGTTCCCCGAACAATCCCACAGGAAATTCCTTTAAAAAAGAAAGAATCGAACAATTATTGGCATCTTTCAGTGGATTGGTTGTTATCGATGAAGCCTACATCGACTTTTCAAAAGATGAAAGTTGGTTATCGCAACTGAATAA
It includes:
- the hisG gene encoding ATP phosphoribosyltransferase yields the protein MTKIRIAVQKSGRLNEDSLKILKDCGISIDNGKDQLKATSRNFPLEVFYLRNGDIPQYLRDGVVDIAIIGENVLIEKGKDISIAERLGFSKCRVSLAVPKSESYNSIKDFEGKKIATSYPNTVKEYLAARGVNAELHIINGSVEIAPNIGLAYGICDIVSSGSTLFKNNLKEVEVMLKSEAVLAVSPTISEERKELLKKIQFRIKSVLQARQNKYVLMNAPNEKLDEIISILPGMRSPTVLPLAEEGWSSVHTVINRETFWEVIDELKQAGAEGILVCPIEKMVL
- a CDS encoding GNAT family N-acetyltransferase: MIGEFNIKWIPEENLSSILPLAFVLNNKKVCMDILQQRLAAMIPMGYKCIGVYDQERLVGICGVWELNKLYAGKHLEPDNVIIDPEYQGKKIGDLMMSFLTDYAKSIGCETMELNCYANNNRGKQFWENQGYEALGFHMIKRLKP
- the hisD gene encoding histidinol dehydrogenase; protein product: MKKYINPDKDTWPKLLQRPTQTVSDIEETVNDIFKAVQTGGDGVIKKYTAQFDKVELDSVLVTASEIETANNNVSDALKQAINLAKSNIEKFHAAQKTDKVEVETMPGVECWQEKRPIQKVGLYIPGGTAPLFSTILMLAIPAKLAGCKEIVLCSPPDKNGKINPAILYAAQLCGVTQIFMVGGIQAIAGMTFGTESVPKVYKIFGPGNQYVTVAKQLATKYGVAIDMPAGPSELLVVADDSANAAFVASDLLSQAEHGVDSQVILVSTSEKMIEAVEKEVEIQLEQLPRVDIARKSIGNSRLILVKDHKEAIELINEYGPEHFIVCVENEEFYLDNIQNAGSVFIGNYTPESAGDYASGTNHTLPTNGYAKQYSGVNLDSFMKSMTFQKISEKGIQGIGTAIELMAEAEGLQAHKNAVTLRLNSLKQ
- the hisC gene encoding histidinol-phosphate transaminase — protein: MKGFDLNTLVRESVQKLQPYSSARDEYVSDGSEMLFLDANENPFDNGVNRYPDPYQRSLKLLLAEQKGVSESQILLGNGSDEVLDLIYRAFCEPNQDNIITLPPTYGMYKVLSGINAVENREVLLTDDFEPNVKEILGVVDAKSKLLFICSPNNPTGNSFKKERIEQLLASFSGLVVIDEAYIDFSKDESWLSQLNNYPNLIVTQTLSKAYGLAGIRLGICYASEEIIKVLNKIKPPYNVNQLTQQRALERVLNQDLVNKEILQILQERDQLITALNNLGFVKKIYPTDANFVLAKVDNANKRYQQLLEKQVVVRNRSTQPLCENTLRFTVGTPEENKKLIATLKELN